One genomic window of Euleptes europaea isolate rEulEur1 chromosome 8, rEulEur1.hap1, whole genome shotgun sequence includes the following:
- the NDC80 gene encoding kinetochore protein NDC80 homolog, producing MSRSLSTSRMSGRQSIQPLRVQDTNKIGLHTPQPQDRSTFGKPSVGKHAPGTSERKTSIWGASERKTSCFGKRTSGPGSLRNSQYGAFGSMEKIKEPRPLHDKTFIQQCIRQLCDFLVSYGYGPNVSVKSLQAPSVKDFVKIFSFIYGLLCPSYELPSTKFEEEIPRIFRELGYPFALSKSSMYTVGAPHTWPQIVAALVWLTDCIKLYSAIKENPPSFDEGQVLGGEIEDGIVHSKLFLDYSIKCYDHFMRGGDTYEEFDAEVQSKLKDLFQVAENRVETLEAEEKSLNELVARREKERENEPDRLVTLRKLKSTLQDDVQKYEAYMANLELYSDNTGQKSKAVDEELEAAAMEIEALKQENIRLKHICDNQKYSVADIERLKCEREELKQAVNKLTKELEVEQHQLWNEELKYARGKETIENQLANYHKLARKLKLIPINSENSGGFDFEIKFNPDAGRSCLVKYKSQIHTPLVHLISKTEEEIANATKKKNSLEDTLEQVRTMEAEQNSCVKMLKEEAQKLDDLCQQKMRELEEEEGGGAKELEMMEKQKYLLESGVNEGVNEAMKELHEIRCRYPVAKQTASEESRKVCDNLQHLLELIYTHVEDVEKYLSEQDAKFDRQFNEFMSEDPLVNLREILHSYKKKTDALCSADK from the exons TCAAGACCGGTCAACTTTTGGAAAGCCAAGTGTGGGGAAGCATGCCCCAGGGACGTCAGAAAGAAAAACTAGCATTTGGGGGGCATCTGAAAGAAAAACCAGCTGTTTTGGCAAAAG GACAAGTGGACCTGGAAGTTTACGGAACAGCCAATATGGTGCATTTGGAAGTATGGAGAAGATCAAGGAACCAAGGCCACTTCATGACAAAACATTCATCCAGCAGTGCATCCGGCAGCTCTGCGAT TTTCTTGTATCATATGGATATGGTCCCAATGTCTCTGTGAAGTCGCTTCAGGCTCCGTCTGTTAAAGACTTTGTGAAAATCTTcagttttatttatggtttgttgTGTCCTTCTTATGAGCTCCCTAGTACTAAGTTTGAAGAAGAAATCCCTAGAATTTTTAGAGAGCTTGG ATATCCCTTTGCATTGTCAAAAAGCTCTATGTACACAGTGGGAGCACCACACACATGGCCTCAGATTGTAGCTGCTTTAGTCTGGCTGACAGACTGCATCAAG CTGTATTCTGCTATAAAAGAAAACCCACCATCATTTGATGAAGGGCAGGTCTTGGGAGGAGAGATTGAAGATGGAATTGTTCATAGCAAG ctcTTTTTGGATTATTCCATAAAATGTTATGACCACTTTATGAGGGGTGGAGACACATATGAAGAATTTGATGCTGAAGTACAATCAAAACTAA AGGATCTATTTCAAGTAGCTGAAAATCGTGTCGAGACACTAGAGGCAGAGGAAAAAAGCCTGAATGAGTTGGTTGCAAGGcgtgagaaggaaagagaaaatgaacCT GATCGCCTAGTGACCCTGCGGAAACTGAAATCAACTTTACAGGACGATGTTCAGAAATATGAGGCTTATATGGCCAACCTGGAATTGTACTCAGACAATACTGGTCAAAAATCAAAGGCTGTTGATGAAGAGCTTGAGGCTGCTG CCATGGAAATTGAAGCCTTAAAACAGGAGAACATTCGTCTGAAGCATATTTGTGATAATCAAAAGTACTCAGTTGCCGATATTGAAAGACTAAAATGTGAAAGGGAGGAATTGAAACAGGCAGTCAATAAACTAACCAAGGAACTGGAGGTGGAACAGCATCAGTTGTGGAATGAGGAATTAAAGTATGCTAGGGGGAAAGAGACG ATTGAAAACCAGTTAGCAAACTACCATAAACTGGCTCGAAAGCTGAAACTAATTCCTATAAATTCAGAGAATTCTGGTGGCTTTGACTTTGAAATCAAGTTTAATCCTGATGCAGGGCGAAGTTGTCTGGTCAAATACAAATCTCAGATTCAT ACTCCCCTTGTTCACCTGATAAGTAAGACTGAAGAGGAGATTGCTAATGCTACCAAGAAAAAGAATTCCTTAGAGGATACCTTGGAACAG GTAAGAACAATGGAAGCAGAGCAGAACAGCTGTGTGAAAATGCTAAAGGAAGAAGCCCAAAAACTTGACGATCTTTGCCAGCAGAAGATGAGG gagcttgaagaagaagaaggaggaggtgcCAAAGAGCTGGAAAtgatggaaaaacaaaaatacttACTGGAGAGTGGAGTCAATGAAGGTGTCAATGAAGCAATGAAAGAGTTGCATGAAATTCGATGCCG ATACCCAGTGGCTAAACAAACAGCATCAGAAGAGAGCAGGAAAGTCTGTGATAATCTACAACATCTTCTGGAACTGATATATACTCACGTTGAGGATGTAGAG AAGTACCTGAGTGAACAGGATGCAAAGTTTGATAGGCAGTTTAACGAATTTATGTCTGAAGACCCATTGGTTAATTTGAGAGAGATACTACACAGCTACAAAAAGAAGACTGATGCTTTATGTTCTGCAGACAAATGA